In Elaeis guineensis isolate ETL-2024a chromosome 1, EG11, whole genome shotgun sequence, a genomic segment contains:
- the LOC140854702 gene encoding F-box/kelch-repeat protein At5g43190-like isoform X4, whose product MELEQSSNSDEDPAPFFPWDLLPFDLQGSILSLLPVSTLARCQSVSRSWRSTIRSPAFLSSFRRNPDDLYLIPFTDNVSPAAYHPSRDRWLTLGLPPSFVFAIASDGGLLLALDDHSRLAVFDLFSGATLARLPDMASVLQPYVVALIDEFPSAHYKIVAVSTGDRVYSQVFDSRSGRWEIKGQFPGQFAVLGNAVFLDGLLFVLSEGPDHLLTFDPVGGDWNLVDMAMPPVVCSHILDSEDRLFLVGGVEDVGCIARVGIWELDLPKKEWRLICFMPDGFFRIFGGRRLEHFWTVARMGIVCFYNTRDTTVLMFDLPARRWWWPLPCPAIPRRRRFWFGHAIEPRMDLLKGSNGR is encoded by the coding sequence ATGGAACTGGAGCAATCTTCCAACTCCGACGAAGACCCGGCCCCCTTCTTCCCGTGGGACCTCCTCCCGTTCGACCTCCAAGGTTCCATCCTCTCCCTGCTCCCCGTCTCCACCCTCGCCCGCTGCCAGTCCGTCTCCCGCTCCTGGCGCTCCACCATCCGCTCACCCGCCTTCCTCTCCTCCTTCCGCCGCAACCCCGACGACCTCTACCTCATCCCATTCACCGACAACGTCTCCCCCGCCGCCTACCACCCCTCCCGCGACCGCTGGCTCACCCTCGGCCTCCCCCCCTCCTTTGTCTTCGCGATCGCGTCCGACGGCGGCCTCCTCCTTGCCTTGGACGACCACAGCCGCCTCGCCGTCTTCGACCTCTTTTCCGGCGCCACCCTCGCCCGCCTTCCTGACATGGCGAGCGTCCTCCAACCCTACGTTGTCGCTCTCATCGATGAATTTCCCTCGGCCCATTACAAGATCGTCGCCGTCAGCACCGGTGATCGCGTCTACTCCCAGGTCTTCGACTCCCGCTCCGGCCGGTGGGAGATCAAGGGCCAGTTTCCCGGCCAATTTGCCGTTCTCGGCAACGCCGTGTTCTTGGACGGCTTACTGTTCGTCCTCAGCGAAGGGCCCGATCATCTATTGACCTTTGATCCGGTCGGCGGCGATTGGAACCTCGTAGACATGGCGATGCCGCCGGTTGTTTGTTCCCATATCTTGGATTCTGAAGATAGATTGTTCTTGGTTGGGGGCGTGGAGGACGTGGGATGCATCGCTAGGGTTGGGATTTGGGAGCTCGATTTGCCAAAGAAAGAATGGAGGTTGATCTGCTTCATGCCTGATGGATTTTTCAGAATATTTGGAGGTCGTAGGCTCGAGCATTTCTGGACGGTAGCTCGGATGGGGATTGTTTGTTTCTACAACACTCGGGATACTACCGTGTTGATGTTTGATTTGCCTgcgaggaggtggtggtggccACTGCCGTGTCCAGCAATCCCTAGGCGGAGAAGGTTTTGGTTTGGGCATGCGATAGAGCCTCGTATGGATCTGTTGAAAGGATCCAATGGAAG
- the LOC140854702 gene encoding F-box/kelch-repeat protein At5g43190-like isoform X2 gives MELEQSSNSDEDPAPFFPWDLLPFDLQGSILSLLPVSTLARCQSVSRSWRSTIRSPAFLSSFRRNPDDLYLIPFTDNVSPAAYHPSRDRWLTLGLPPSFVFAIASDGGLLLALDDHSRLAVFDLFSGATLARLPDMASVLQPYVVALIDEFPSAHYKIVAVSTGDRVYSQVFDSRSGRWEIKGQFPGQFAVLGNAVFLDGLLFVLSEGPDHLLTFDPVGGDWNLVDMAMPPVVCSHILDSEDRLFLVGGVEDVGCIARVGIWELDLPKKEWRLICFMPDGFFRIFGGRRLEHFWTVARMGIVCFYNTRDTTVLMFDLPARRWWWPLPCPAIPRRRRFWFGHAIEPRMDLLKGSNGSCLTRNGMFSLKIDSFNPKIWLSAGL, from the exons ATGGAACTGGAGCAATCTTCCAACTCCGACGAAGACCCGGCCCCCTTCTTCCCGTGGGACCTCCTCCCGTTCGACCTCCAAGGTTCCATCCTCTCCCTGCTCCCCGTCTCCACCCTCGCCCGCTGCCAGTCCGTCTCCCGCTCCTGGCGCTCCACCATCCGCTCACCCGCCTTCCTCTCCTCCTTCCGCCGCAACCCCGACGACCTCTACCTCATCCCATTCACCGACAACGTCTCCCCCGCCGCCTACCACCCCTCCCGCGACCGCTGGCTCACCCTCGGCCTCCCCCCCTCCTTTGTCTTCGCGATCGCGTCCGACGGCGGCCTCCTCCTTGCCTTGGACGACCACAGCCGCCTCGCCGTCTTCGACCTCTTTTCCGGCGCCACCCTCGCCCGCCTTCCTGACATGGCGAGCGTCCTCCAACCCTACGTTGTCGCTCTCATCGATGAATTTCCCTCGGCCCATTACAAGATCGTCGCCGTCAGCACCGGTGATCGCGTCTACTCCCAGGTCTTCGACTCCCGCTCCGGCCGGTGGGAGATCAAGGGCCAGTTTCCCGGCCAATTTGCCGTTCTCGGCAACGCCGTGTTCTTGGACGGCTTACTGTTCGTCCTCAGCGAAGGGCCCGATCATCTATTGACCTTTGATCCGGTCGGCGGCGATTGGAACCTCGTAGACATGGCGATGCCGCCGGTTGTTTGTTCCCATATCTTGGATTCTGAAGATAGATTGTTCTTGGTTGGGGGCGTGGAGGACGTGGGATGCATCGCTAGGGTTGGGATTTGGGAGCTCGATTTGCCAAAGAAAGAATGGAGGTTGATCTGCTTCATGCCTGATGGATTTTTCAGAATATTTGGAGGTCGTAGGCTCGAGCATTTCTGGACGGTAGCTCGGATGGGGATTGTTTGTTTCTACAACACTCGGGATACTACCGTGTTGATGTTTGATTTGCCTgcgaggaggtggtggtggccACTGCCGTGTCCAGCAATCCCTAGGCGGAGAAGGTTTTGGTTTGGGCATGCGATAGAGCCTCGTATGGATCTGTTGAAAGGATCCAATGGAAG CTGTTTAACTAGGAATGGTATGTTTTCCTTGAAGATTGATAGTTTCAACCCAAAGATCTGGTTATCTGCTGGATTGTAG
- the LOC140854702 gene encoding F-box/kelch-repeat protein At5g43190-like isoform X1 codes for MELEQSSNSDEDPAPFFPWDLLPFDLQGSILSLLPVSTLARCQSVSRSWRSTIRSPAFLSSFRRNPDDLYLIPFTDNVSPAAYHPSRDRWLTLGLPPSFVFAIASDGGLLLALDDHSRLAVFDLFSGATLARLPDMASVLQPYVVALIDEFPSAHYKIVAVSTGDRVYSQVFDSRSGRWEIKGQFPGQFAVLGNAVFLDGLLFVLSEGPDHLLTFDPVGGDWNLVDMAMPPVVCSHILDSEDRLFLVGGVEDVGCIARVGIWELDLPKKEWRLICFMPDGFFRIFGGRRLEHFWTVARMGIVCFYNTRDTTVLMFDLPARRWWWPLPCPAIPRRRRFWFGHAIEPRMDLLKGSNGRLIVSTQRSGYLLDCRQSDDGGSKRHHISLVDHTVT; via the exons ATGGAACTGGAGCAATCTTCCAACTCCGACGAAGACCCGGCCCCCTTCTTCCCGTGGGACCTCCTCCCGTTCGACCTCCAAGGTTCCATCCTCTCCCTGCTCCCCGTCTCCACCCTCGCCCGCTGCCAGTCCGTCTCCCGCTCCTGGCGCTCCACCATCCGCTCACCCGCCTTCCTCTCCTCCTTCCGCCGCAACCCCGACGACCTCTACCTCATCCCATTCACCGACAACGTCTCCCCCGCCGCCTACCACCCCTCCCGCGACCGCTGGCTCACCCTCGGCCTCCCCCCCTCCTTTGTCTTCGCGATCGCGTCCGACGGCGGCCTCCTCCTTGCCTTGGACGACCACAGCCGCCTCGCCGTCTTCGACCTCTTTTCCGGCGCCACCCTCGCCCGCCTTCCTGACATGGCGAGCGTCCTCCAACCCTACGTTGTCGCTCTCATCGATGAATTTCCCTCGGCCCATTACAAGATCGTCGCCGTCAGCACCGGTGATCGCGTCTACTCCCAGGTCTTCGACTCCCGCTCCGGCCGGTGGGAGATCAAGGGCCAGTTTCCCGGCCAATTTGCCGTTCTCGGCAACGCCGTGTTCTTGGACGGCTTACTGTTCGTCCTCAGCGAAGGGCCCGATCATCTATTGACCTTTGATCCGGTCGGCGGCGATTGGAACCTCGTAGACATGGCGATGCCGCCGGTTGTTTGTTCCCATATCTTGGATTCTGAAGATAGATTGTTCTTGGTTGGGGGCGTGGAGGACGTGGGATGCATCGCTAGGGTTGGGATTTGGGAGCTCGATTTGCCAAAGAAAGAATGGAGGTTGATCTGCTTCATGCCTGATGGATTTTTCAGAATATTTGGAGGTCGTAGGCTCGAGCATTTCTGGACGGTAGCTCGGATGGGGATTGTTTGTTTCTACAACACTCGGGATACTACCGTGTTGATGTTTGATTTGCCTgcgaggaggtggtggtggccACTGCCGTGTCCAGCAATCCCTAGGCGGAGAAGGTTTTGGTTTGGGCATGCGATAGAGCCTCGTATGGATCTGTTGAAAGGATCCAATGGAAG ATTGATAGTTTCAACCCAAAGATCTGGTTATCTGCTGGATTGTAGGCAGTCTG
- the LOC140854702 gene encoding F-box/kelch-repeat protein At5g43190-like isoform X3, protein MELEQSSNSDEDPAPFFPWDLLPFDLQGSILSLLPVSTLARCQSVSRSWRSTIRSPAFLSSFRRNPDDLYLIPFTDNVSPAAYHPSRDRWLTLGLPPSFVFAIASDGGLLLALDDHSRLAVFDLFSGATLARLPDMASVLQPYVVALIDEFPSAHYKIVAVSTGDRVYSQVFDSRSGRWEIKGQFPGQFAVLGNAVFLDGLLFVLSEGPDHLLTFDPVGGDWNLVDMAMPPVVCSHILDSEDRLFLVGGVEDVGCIARVGIWELDLPKKEWRLICFMPDGFFRIFGGRRLEHFWTVARMGIVCFYNTRDTTVLMFDLPARRWWWPLPCPAIPRRRRFWFGHAIEPRMDLLKGSNGRNGMFSLKIDSFNPKIWLSAGL, encoded by the exons ATGGAACTGGAGCAATCTTCCAACTCCGACGAAGACCCGGCCCCCTTCTTCCCGTGGGACCTCCTCCCGTTCGACCTCCAAGGTTCCATCCTCTCCCTGCTCCCCGTCTCCACCCTCGCCCGCTGCCAGTCCGTCTCCCGCTCCTGGCGCTCCACCATCCGCTCACCCGCCTTCCTCTCCTCCTTCCGCCGCAACCCCGACGACCTCTACCTCATCCCATTCACCGACAACGTCTCCCCCGCCGCCTACCACCCCTCCCGCGACCGCTGGCTCACCCTCGGCCTCCCCCCCTCCTTTGTCTTCGCGATCGCGTCCGACGGCGGCCTCCTCCTTGCCTTGGACGACCACAGCCGCCTCGCCGTCTTCGACCTCTTTTCCGGCGCCACCCTCGCCCGCCTTCCTGACATGGCGAGCGTCCTCCAACCCTACGTTGTCGCTCTCATCGATGAATTTCCCTCGGCCCATTACAAGATCGTCGCCGTCAGCACCGGTGATCGCGTCTACTCCCAGGTCTTCGACTCCCGCTCCGGCCGGTGGGAGATCAAGGGCCAGTTTCCCGGCCAATTTGCCGTTCTCGGCAACGCCGTGTTCTTGGACGGCTTACTGTTCGTCCTCAGCGAAGGGCCCGATCATCTATTGACCTTTGATCCGGTCGGCGGCGATTGGAACCTCGTAGACATGGCGATGCCGCCGGTTGTTTGTTCCCATATCTTGGATTCTGAAGATAGATTGTTCTTGGTTGGGGGCGTGGAGGACGTGGGATGCATCGCTAGGGTTGGGATTTGGGAGCTCGATTTGCCAAAGAAAGAATGGAGGTTGATCTGCTTCATGCCTGATGGATTTTTCAGAATATTTGGAGGTCGTAGGCTCGAGCATTTCTGGACGGTAGCTCGGATGGGGATTGTTTGTTTCTACAACACTCGGGATACTACCGTGTTGATGTTTGATTTGCCTgcgaggaggtggtggtggccACTGCCGTGTCCAGCAATCCCTAGGCGGAGAAGGTTTTGGTTTGGGCATGCGATAGAGCCTCGTATGGATCTGTTGAAAGGATCCAATGGAAG GAATGGTATGTTTTCCTTGAAGATTGATAGTTTCAACCCAAAGATCTGGTTATCTGCTGGATTGTAG